In Scleropages formosus chromosome 18, fSclFor1.1, whole genome shotgun sequence, one DNA window encodes the following:
- the LOC108924173 gene encoding zinc-binding protein A33-like — MQFHFTIYPLPEYQTKLIFLCSDHDEKPKLFCETDQKLVCVICRDDEKHRGHEFKPIEEADSCHKTELNGASNFLLQDNSAMDSLSKLRDLEIKNTQREAYRAERLRAEIHSQVEEMHSFLSRKEKEVAEELEGKEADALEVVKANEALIESRLETRKKTEATPLSALDIPGADSFLQWWSEEGHLFMLELKETDDGNRKKQLYESRAKDLWVATDSFSLGAYETQLLYFMWKEMLRIIRSGPERLTPKPNDDPYLKPCADGSGVRQLDRQSGYLFKTKEPAADYRGTAVSEETFGTGQHYPEVDVRKKLDWGVGVKGGETDQIKVKEEKQLFLKHDKGYAFTDNGTETAVNPSVKPRKTGLYLDCESKRVSFHSADTMSLIHSANCSFFPSSCRD, encoded by the exons ATGCAATTCCATTTCACTATTTACCCCCTGCCAGAATACCAGACCAAGCT gatttttttgtgttctgatcATGATGAGAAACCGAAGCTCTTCTGTGAGACGGACCAGAAGCTGGTTTGCGTGATCTGCAGGGATGATGAGAAGCATCGGGGACACGAGTTCAAACCCATCGAGGAGGCTGACAGTTGTCACAAA ACTGAGTTGAACGGTGCCTCGAATTTCCTGCTGCAAGACAACAGTGCTATGGACAGCCTGTCCAAACTACGGGATTTGGAGATTAAGAACACTCAA AGGGAGGCTTACCGTG CGGAAAGGCTGCGGGCTGAAATCCACAGCCAGGTTGAGGAGATGCATTCGTTTCTGAGCCGAAAGGAGAAAGAGGTCGCCGAGGAGCTCGAGGGGAAGGAGGCAGATGCCCTGGAGGTCGTGAAGGCAAACGAGGCCCTGATCGAGAGCAGGCTGGAAACCAGGAAGAAGACGGAGGCGACCCCGCTGTCCGCCTTGGACATCCCTGGAGCAGACAGCTTCCTGCAG TGGTGGAGTGAAGAAGGGCACCTTTTCATGTTGGAACTCAAGGAAACAGACGAtgggaacagaaaaaaacagtt GTATGAGTCGCGAGCGAAAGACCTTTGGGTTGCCACTGACTCCTTCTCCCTGGGTGCTTATGAGACTCAGCTGCTGTACTTCATGTGGAAGGAGATGCTGAGGATCATAAGATCAG GTCCTGAGCGCCTCACTCCGAAGCCGAATGACGACCCCTACCTGAAACCGTGTGCGGACGGCTCCGGCGTCCGGCAGCTCGACAGGCAAAGCGGCTATTTGTTCAAGACCAAGGAACCTGCAGCCGACTACAGGGGCACGGCCGTGAGCGAGGAGACCTTCGGTACGGGCCAGCACTACCCGGAGGTGGATGTCAGGAAGAAGTTAGACTGGGGCGTAGGCGTTAAGGGAGGCGAGACGGATCAAATAAAGGTTAAAGAGGAAAAGCAGCTGTTTCTGAAACATGACAAAGGCTACGCTTTCACTGACAACGGCACCGAAACAGCTGTGAATCCGAGCGTCAAACCTAGGAAGACGGGGCTCTACCTGGACTGCGAGTCCAAAcgggtttctttccacagtgcAGACACCATGAGCCTCATTCACTCGGCAAACTGCAGCTTTTTCCCGTCCTCTTGCC GAGATTAG